Proteins found in one Equus asinus isolate D_3611 breed Donkey unplaced genomic scaffold, EquAss-T2T_v2 contig_1, whole genome shotgun sequence genomic segment:
- the LOC139042859 gene encoding myelin-associated neurite-outgrowth inhibitor-like, producing the protein MNPIYSPGSSGVPYANAKGIGYPAGFPTGYTAAAPAYSPNMYTGTNPTFQTGYTPGTPYKVSCSPTSGAVPPYPSSPNPYQTAVYPVRSAYPQQSPYAQQGTYCTQPLYAAPPHVIHHTTVVQPNGMPATVYPAPIPPPTGNGVTMGMVAGTTMAMSAGTLLTAHSSTPVTPHRVKVPTYQAPGTPTYSYVPPQW; encoded by the coding sequence atgaatcctATTTATAGCCCTGGTTCCTCTGGGGTTCCCTATgcaaatgccaaaggaattggttatccagctggtttccccacGGGCTACACAGCAGCGGCTCCCgcctactcccccaacatgtaCACTGGAACgaaccccaccttccaaacaggttacactcctggcacaccttacaaagtgtcctgttcccccaccagtggggcagtgccaccatacccctcctcccccaacccctaccaGACCGCCGTGTACCCCGTGCGAAGTGCCTACCCCCAGCAGAGCCCATACGCACAGCAAGGCACATACTGCACACAACCCCTGTACGCAGCACCTCCTCACGTCATCCACCACACCACGGTGGTGCAGCCCAATGGCATGCCGGCGACGGTGTACCCTGCACCTATCCCTCCACCTACAGGCAACGGGGTCACCATGGgcatggtggctgggaccacTATGGCGATGTCAGCAGGTACCCTGCTGACTGCCCACTCCTCAACTCCTGTCACCCCTCACCGAGTCAAGGTGCCCACATATCAGGCCCCCGGAACACCCACCTACAGCTACGTGCCCCCTCAGTGGTGA